The DNA window cgggggaagagggaaagggaagaagggaggaagaaggggagaaaaggaggtgaggggaagaaaggggggaagaggaaaggggggaaaggggaaagggaaataagggggtgggggggaggggggagaaagaggaggaaggggggggaagaagggaagactggcgaggggaagagggaaataagatggggaaggggaggaaaatgGGGGGGGTTAGGGAAATAGGGggggaagaaggagggaagggggggaaaaggCAAGtaaaggggggaaaggggagggaagaagggaggaacGAAGGGGAGGAAAGCGAAGGTAAGGTGGGGACAgaagggggaagaggggggggatgggggggagggaaagggaaataagggggtggggggagggagagtAAGGGGGGAGGGGCGATcgaagaggaggaaggggggggaagaagCGGAAGatgggaggggaaagggaataagatggggaaggggggaaaaggggggagggaaatAAGGGGGAGCAGGGAAGTAAAGGGGGGAACgggaagggcaagggaaggaaggaagggggaaatggggaggtAAAGGGGGGGTAAAGGAAAtaagggggggagggggggggaataGGAGAGGaagtgggtggggggggggggaagggaaataaagggggaCATGGAGGCGCAAGGGGGGGGGTCGTAGGGGTCGTGGCGGCCCCCCCCGGTCCGTGGTTGTGGTTCTGTTGGGGTTTATGGGCTCCAGGCCGTGGGAACACACTCCGGGCCTGTTCCCACGCCGGGCTGTCACACACCGGAAAGGAGGAAGCCGGCTGCTTCCGGATTGACCGGAAACGGAGGACAAAGAGCGGCGTGTTTCCTGCCGGACCGGAAGCGGAAGGCGCATGCGTCAACCCACGTGGAGCTGTGCTGCCGTACTGCAACTCCCAGCGTCCCCCGCGCGGCGCGCTCTAGTGACGTCACGACGCGACGGCAGGAGAGAGCGCCGCGTTTGGAGGAGTGAAGGTGGGGTTGGGCCTGGGGGGGCCTGGGCCTGGGCCTGAGCTGGGGTATGGGGCCTGGGGGGGTCTGAGCCTGGCCCTGAGTTGAGGCCTGGCTGGACTTGGGGCCTGGGTTTGAGCTTGGGTTTGGGGCCTGGTAGGGCCTGGCTGGACCTGGGGCCTAGTGGGGCCCGGTGGGGTCTGGTGGAGCTGGGGCCTGGTGGGGTCTGAGCCTGGCCCTGAGTTGAGGCCTGGCCGGACTTAGGGCCTGGTGGGGTTTGGGCCTGGGCTTGAGCTTGGGCGTGGGGCCTGGTGGGGCCTGGTGGGGCCTGGCTGACCCTGGACCTGGGGCCTGGTAGGGCCTGGAGGGATCTGAGCCTGGCCCTGAGTTGAAGCCTGGCTGGACATGGGGCCTGGCTGGGTTTGGGCCTGGGCTTGAGCTTGGGCGTGGGGCCTGGTAGGGCCAGGCTGGACCTGGGGCCTGGTGGGGCCTAGTGGGGCCTGGTGGGGTCTAGTGGGGCCTGGTGGGGTCTGGTGGAGCCTGGTGGGGTCTGGTGGGGCCTGGTGGGGCCTAGTGGGGCCTAGCGGGGCCTGGTGGAGCCTAGTGGGGTCTAGTGAGGCCTAGTGGGGCCTGGTGGGGCCTAGTGGAGCCTGGTGGGGCCTAGTGGAGCCTAGCGGGGCCTAGTGGGGCCTAGTGGAGCCTGGTGGGGCCTAGTGGAGCCGCCTGGTGGGGCCTAGTGGAGCCTAGCGGGGCCTAGTGGGGCCTAGTGGAGCCTATTGGGCCTAGTGGGGCCTGGGCCTGGCCCAGCATTGCCCAGAGCCGCTCTCTCCCACCACAACCACCTCCTGACCCCGTCCCCATCTCCCCGCAGGCCGCCATGACCAAGCTGGCTCAGTGGCTGCTCGTCCTGGCCCTGTTGGGCTCCTGTTGGGTCGCTCTGGTTCTGGCCCCGTTCAGCCCGCAGCTCCCGGTGCCGGTCCGGCAGGTCCTGCTCCCTCTCCCCATTTACCTGCTGGTCGTCTCAGGTTGTTTCTCGTTGGCCGCCGTTGGTTTCCGTGTGGCCACGTTCAATGACTGCCCGGAGGCGGCGGCCGAGCTGAGGGGTCACATCGCCATGGCCAGGGCCGACCTGCGGCTACGGGGGATGGACCTCAACCCGCAATAAAGGGCCAGGATGGGGCTGAGCGTGTCCTGATGGGGGGCataaagggggagggggggatgtGGGTCACGGCTGCTCTGGGGTCCCCTCTATAAGGTTCCCTTTGTGGGTTTCTCTCTATAGGGTTCTCATTGAGGGGTTCCCATTGTGAGGTTCCCTCTGTAGGGCTCCCGTTGTGGGGTTCCCTCTATAGGGTTCCCTCTATAGGGTCCCCATTGTGAGGTTCCCATTGTGGGCTTCCCACTACGGGGTTCTCTCTGTAGGATTCCCATTGTGAGGTTCCCATTATGGGGTTACCATTGTGGGGCCCACATTGTGGGGTTCCCTCTATAGGGTTCTCAATATGGGGTTCCCTCTATAGGGTTCTCAATGTGGGGTTCCCATTGTGGGCTTCCCACTATGGGGTTCTCCCTGTAGGGTTCCCATTGTGAGGTTCCCTCTATAGGGTTCCCCTTGTGAGGTTCCCATTATGGAGTTCCCATTGTGGGGTCCCCTTATAGGGTCCTCATTGTGGGGTTCCCCTTGTGAGGTTCCTATTGTGGGGTTCCCTCTATAGGGTCCTCATTGTGGGGTTCCCATTGTGAGGCTCCTATTGTGGGGTTCCCTCTATAGGGTTCTCAATGTGGGGTTCCCATTGTGAGGTTCCCTCTGTAGGGCTCCCGTTGTGGGGTTCCTGCTATGGGGTTCCCTCTATAGGGTTCTCATTGAGGGGTTCCCATTGTGAGGTTCCCTCTATAGGGTTCCCTTTGTGGGGTTCCCACTCTGGGGTTCCCACTATAGGGTTCTCATTGAGGGGTTCCCACTGTGGGGTCCCCTCTATAGGGTTGTCATTGTGGGGTTCTCTCTGTAGGGTTCCCCTTGTGAGGTTCCCTCTATAGGGTTCCCCTTGTGAGGTTCCCATTATGGGGTTACCATTGAGGGGTTCACATTGTGGGGTCCCCTCTATAGGGTTCTCAATGTGGGGTTCCTGCTATGGGGTTCCCTCTATAGGGTTCTCAATGTGGGGTTCCCTCTATAGGGTTCCCCTTGTGAGGTTCCCATTATAGGGTTCCCATTGTGAGGTTCCCATTGTGGGGTTCCTATTGTGAGGTTCCCACTGTGAGGTTCCCTCTATAGGGTTCCCATTGTGAGGTTCCCATTGTGGGGTTCCCATTGTGAGGTTCCCATTGTGGGGTTCCTATTGTGAGGTTCCCACTGTGGGGTTCCCTCTATAGAGTTCCCCTTGTGGGGTTCTCACTGTAGGGTTCCCATTGTGAGGTTCCCATTTTGGGCTTCCTTCTATAGGGTTCTCAATGTGGGGTTTCTGCTATGGGGTTCCCTCTATAGGGTCCCCATTGTGGGGTTCCCTCTATAGGGTTCCCATTGTGAGGTTCCCATTGTGGGCTTTCCACTATGGGGTTCTCTCTATAGGGTTCTTATTGTGAGATTCCCTCTATAGGGTTCCCCTTGTGGGGTTCCCACTATGGGGTTCCCTCTTTAGGGCTCCTGCTGTGGGGCTCTTATAGGGTTGTGGGGCTGTGAGGCTCCTATGGGGCTCCCAAAGGGCtgtggggttattatggggttcttatggggttatggggctccTGTGGGGCTTTTATGGGGCTTTCTTGGGGCCATAAGGCTNNNNNNNNNNNNNNNNNNNNNNNNNNNNNNNNNNNNNNNNNNNNNNNNNNNNNNNNNNNNNNNNNNNNNNNNNNNNNNNNNNNNNNNNNNNNNNNNNNNNNNNNNNNNNNNNNNNNNNNNNNNNNNNNNNNNNNNNNNNNNNNNNNNNNNNNNNNNNNNNNNNNNNNNNNNNNNNNNNNNNNNNNNNNNNNNNNNNNNNNNNNNNNNNNNNNNNNNNNNNNNNNNNNNNNNNNNNNNNNNNNNNNNNNNNNNNNNNNNNNNNNNNNNNNNNNNNNNNNNNNNNNNNNNNNNNNNNNNNNNNNNNNNNNNNNNNNNNNNNNNNNNNNNNNNNNNNNNNNNNNNNNNNNNNNNNNNNNNNNNNNNNNNNNNNNNNNNNNNNNNNNNNNNNNNNNNNNNNNNNNNNNNNNNNNNNNNNNNNNNNNNNNNNNNNNNNNNNNNNNNNNNNNNNNNNNNNNNNNNNNNNNNNNNNNNNNNNNNNNNNNNNNNNNNNNNNNNNNNNNNNNNNNNNNNNNNNNNNNNNNNNNNNNNNNNNNNNNNNNNNNNNNNNNNNNNNNNNNNNNNNNNNNNNNNNNNNNNNNNNNNNNNNNNNNNNNNNNNNNNNNNNNNNNNNNNNNNNNNNNNNNNNNNNNNNNNNNNNNNNNNNNNNNNNNNNNNNNNNNNNNNNNNNNNNNNN is part of the Coturnix japonica isolate 7356 unplaced genomic scaffold, Coturnix japonica 2.1 chrUnrandom590, whole genome shotgun sequence genome and encodes:
- the DPM3 gene encoding dolichol-phosphate mannosyltransferase subunit 3, whose translation is MTKLAQWLLVLALLGSCWVALVLAPFSPQLPVPVRQVLLPLPIYLLVVSGCFSLAAVGFRVATFNDCPEAAAELRGHIAMARADLRLRGMDLNPQ